The Flavobacterium piscisymbiosum genome includes a region encoding these proteins:
- a CDS encoding HlyD family secretion protein, with protein sequence MNFSSDPINNLENLISKNKTKSLSIYFVIVLALIIFLGLLPIIKVDISSQSRGIIRSKTDNVPVTAIVSGRVKWVSLNNNNNIVEKGDTLVKISKENLESDKEIQNTLSGSVSELLNDLSNLLQNKTNHLLTSAAREDLFKFQSGKSELQSKISQAQINHDRNRILYDKDIIAKADFEKIEYELHFNKQALQSYISQQKLTWENQKRDLEERLKNLNGSVSKINIESNNYIILAPISGTIENFSGIQKGSFINASQSIATISSADHLIVENNVATNDIGLIKKNQKVKFQLDAFNYNQWGFLEGKVIDIDKNITIQGEQAFFKVRCALDSTTLKLKSGYQANVSKGMTLTTRYILTRRSLFDLLFDKIDDWLNPKQIAKSN encoded by the coding sequence ATGAATTTTAGTTCAGATCCTATAAATAATCTGGAGAATCTTATATCAAAAAATAAAACCAAAAGTTTATCCATTTATTTTGTAATTGTTTTAGCACTTATAATTTTCTTAGGACTTTTGCCTATAATCAAAGTAGATATTAGTAGTCAGAGTCGTGGTATTATTCGCAGTAAAACGGACAATGTACCTGTTACGGCAATTGTAAGCGGGCGTGTGAAATGGGTTTCCTTAAATAATAATAATAATATTGTAGAAAAAGGAGATACGCTTGTAAAAATCTCAAAAGAAAACCTGGAAAGTGATAAAGAGATACAAAATACACTATCTGGTTCTGTCTCTGAATTATTAAATGATCTTTCAAACCTTCTACAAAATAAAACGAATCATTTGCTCACATCTGCAGCACGAGAAGATTTATTCAAATTTCAATCGGGAAAAAGTGAATTGCAAAGCAAAATTTCACAGGCACAAATAAATCATGACCGTAATAGAATCTTGTATGATAAGGATATTATTGCAAAAGCTGATTTCGAAAAAATCGAATATGAATTGCATTTCAATAAACAAGCATTGCAAAGTTATATAAGTCAGCAGAAATTGACTTGGGAAAATCAGAAAAGAGATTTAGAAGAACGTTTGAAAAATTTGAACGGATCGGTTTCTAAAATAAATATTGAATCGAACAATTATATTATTTTGGCTCCTATTTCTGGAACTATAGAGAATTTTTCAGGTATTCAGAAAGGTTCTTTCATTAATGCATCACAATCTATCGCAACGATTTCTTCGGCTGATCATCTTATTGTAGAAAATAATGTTGCTACAAATGATATTGGCTTAATTAAGAAAAATCAAAAAGTAAAATTTCAATTGGATGCTTTTAATTATAACCAATGGGGTTTTTTAGAAGGAAAAGTAATTGATATCGATAAAAATATAACAATTCAGGGAGAGCAGGCTTTTTTTAAAGTTCGTTGCGCTCTTGATTCTACAACACTGAAACTGAAATCAGGTTATCAGGCCAATGTTTCTAAAGGAATGACCTTAACAACCAGATACATATTAACCCGCAGAAGTTTGTTTGATCTGTTATTTGATAAAATAGATGATTGGTTAAACCCAAAACAAATAGCAAAGAGTAATTAA